In Archangium violaceum, the following are encoded in one genomic region:
- a CDS encoding Ig-like domain-containing protein, with protein MSLKKASLCLSALLVVGGCKPDPEFSAVTVTCEPAPVPATRPAQCTASATDQEGKSFEVPGFTWTSSDASVAKVDSTGKVTTFTPGTATISASATADGVTHQGQATLTVANEAQPTRHSTPITTNETWREAENPHVVTGSIEVGGAGSPTLTLEPGVRIRFDQDAELRVTQGALKAMGTQEAPILMVANQSAPTKGYWRGVAFTTAGSASELNSVTLSDCGRDTGEGACIAMKNQAAPVLRNVTVRNSDIAGVKAADDDSGFGTGSIVLSVSDSGSYAVVIGANQAGTLPTGGSFTGNLQNAVEIRGNVSRTQTWPNLGIPYDVNDIVRVQGATTPTLTLSAGTVLRFGPNYALYVGDTAPGGLVVDGTAASPVLLTANSASPQPGHWGGVHLWSKTSNTTRLSYTTIEYGGAEDQFHNEAGNLNVHGDMAGGGARPVINNVILRKSGNMGVLLKEDGAFGPGSTVLSVLDSFGPAIFMQPNYVGTIPTGGTISGNYSDVVVLTSGSVLTTQTWPNLGTNVYYDIRDNVNVGSASNPTLTLRPGTDVRFSLGSELRVGANGQPGALIAAGTAAAPIRFQPTVLPPSPGHWRGIHFWQASGSKLDHVIVTHAGLKGTSGFGTGNVNVHQEIGGFITNSTFSDSSGCGLSRADGSYTDSSLVTTDFTLPAYNNTFANNAGGAQCTNIN; from the coding sequence ATGAGTCTCAAGAAGGCATCTCTCTGTCTCTCAGCACTGCTGGTGGTCGGAGGGTGCAAACCCGACCCCGAATTCAGCGCGGTCACGGTGACGTGTGAGCCCGCCCCCGTGCCGGCTACTCGGCCCGCGCAGTGCACGGCGAGCGCCACGGATCAGGAAGGAAAGTCGTTCGAGGTACCCGGGTTCACCTGGACGTCCAGCGACGCGTCCGTGGCGAAGGTGGACTCGACGGGCAAGGTCACCACCTTCACCCCCGGAACCGCCACCATCAGCGCGAGCGCCACCGCCGACGGAGTCACCCACCAGGGACAGGCCACCCTCACGGTCGCAAACGAAGCCCAGCCCACCCGCCACTCCACCCCCATCACCACCAACGAGACCTGGCGCGAGGCCGAAAACCCGCACGTGGTGACCGGCTCCATCGAAGTAGGCGGCGCCGGTTCCCCCACGCTCACGCTGGAGCCAGGAGTGCGGATCCGCTTCGACCAGGATGCAGAGCTCCGCGTCACCCAGGGGGCGCTGAAGGCGATGGGGACCCAGGAGGCACCGATCCTCATGGTGGCCAACCAGAGCGCACCCACCAAGGGCTATTGGCGCGGCGTGGCGTTCACCACGGCGGGGAGCGCTTCGGAGCTCAACTCCGTCACGCTGAGCGACTGTGGGCGTGACACGGGAGAGGGCGCCTGCATCGCCATGAAGAACCAGGCGGCGCCGGTGCTCCGCAACGTGACGGTACGCAATAGCGACATCGCCGGAGTGAAGGCGGCTGATGACGACAGCGGTTTCGGGACCGGATCGATCGTGCTCAGCGTCTCGGACAGCGGGAGCTACGCCGTGGTCATCGGCGCCAATCAGGCGGGTACGCTGCCGACCGGCGGCAGCTTCACGGGCAATCTCCAGAACGCAGTCGAGATCCGGGGCAATGTCTCCCGCACGCAGACGTGGCCGAACCTGGGCATCCCCTACGACGTGAATGACATTGTCCGGGTCCAGGGGGCTACCACTCCCACACTCACCCTCTCCGCCGGCACGGTGTTGCGCTTCGGACCCAACTACGCGTTGTACGTTGGCGACACGGCTCCGGGAGGCCTGGTCGTGGATGGCACCGCAGCCTCGCCCGTCCTCCTCACCGCGAACTCGGCCAGCCCCCAGCCCGGTCATTGGGGGGGCGTGCACCTGTGGAGCAAGACCTCCAACACCACCCGCCTCTCCTACACCACGATCGAGTACGGGGGCGCGGAAGATCAATTCCACAACGAGGCGGGCAACCTGAACGTTCACGGAGACATGGCCGGTGGCGGCGCGCGCCCTGTCATCAATAACGTGATCCTCCGCAAGAGCGGCAACATGGGCGTCCTGCTGAAGGAGGATGGAGCGTTCGGCCCCGGCTCGACCGTCCTGTCCGTACTCGACAGCTTTGGCCCCGCTATCTTCATGCAGCCCAACTACGTCGGCACGATCCCCACTGGCGGCACCATTAGCGGCAACTACAGCGACGTGGTGGTGCTCACCTCGGGTAGCGTGCTCACCACGCAAACGTGGCCCAACCTCGGAACCAACGTCTATTATGATATTCGAGACAACGTCAACGTGGGTTCCGCGTCCAATCCGACGCTGACCCTGCGCCCTGGCACGGACGTGCGGTTCAGCCTCGGCAGTGAACTTCGGGTCGGTGCGAATGGCCAACCCGGTGCGCTGATCGCAGCGGGAACCGCAGCGGCGCCGATCCGCTTCCAGCCGACTGTCCTCCCTCCCTCCCCGGGACACTGGCGCGGGATCCACTTCTGGCAGGCCAGTGGGAGCAAGCTCGACCATGTGATCGTCACCCACGCTGGATTGAAGGGCACCAGCGGCTTCGGCACGGGCAACGTGAACGTGCACCAGGAGATTGGCGGGTTCATCACCAACAGCACGTTCAGTGATTCGTCTGGCTGCGGCCTCTCCCGGGCTGACGGCAGCTACACCGACAGCTCATTGGTGACGACGGACTTCACCCTGCCGGCGTACAACAACACCTTCGCCAACAATGCCGGCGGAGCTCAGTGCACCAACATCAACTGA
- a CDS encoding long-chain fatty acid--CoA ligase: MVFDVKKILEQLETGTPAEAGVPVWQQESWQEPEGFANALAVAHVGRGAPLKSRAGHYYDFFHDLVVRHGNTDRVALRCYDRRSGWQVLGYKQLHEQASRRATEWARQGVKAGAKVCLLHSVGSELLISLVAALGLGACISFLPPQGRRFISCRLEELAPDHIAAEPHQVLLLEGFEKQLLQSKGQASPAFTSHTYKPGEPVGLLFSPLVEPTGTPALLTAEDAWRGALVDGLLTFGLGPGEHLAAPGYHPLQHLPAFLFATLLRGATYIHLELSDLEANPALLTEHPVRALGVTPALRDVLLRARTPLKNVAHWFRNPEEPIDWVAWRAWVKQCGLAAVPSSNVLVDAAAGGAVLGSPRRVRDLHTETPPAPGRAWALRDVNMSGQDAPGDLGVFTLLPDKERPPAYVVLTRSYGLYHYGGPRTARREGRVYPAAEVAAVVQELAFARGATVVPAPTGGVAGHYRHVLLVFTGAQPQQASVWLQEIRRCIELQLGAEHLPDRTEFIPLYPRKVDGQVDEAWCHMQFLTGALHRKSSDPLFQALTVLRGHLLEKGGPGV, translated from the coding sequence ATGGTCTTCGACGTCAAGAAGATCCTCGAGCAGCTCGAGACGGGCACCCCTGCTGAGGCGGGGGTGCCGGTCTGGCAGCAGGAGAGCTGGCAGGAGCCCGAGGGGTTCGCCAACGCCCTGGCCGTGGCCCACGTGGGCCGCGGCGCTCCCCTTAAGAGCCGCGCGGGCCACTACTACGACTTCTTCCACGACCTCGTCGTCCGCCACGGCAACACGGACCGCGTGGCCCTGCGCTGCTACGACCGCAGGAGTGGCTGGCAGGTGCTGGGCTACAAGCAATTGCACGAGCAGGCCTCGCGGCGGGCCACCGAGTGGGCCCGGCAGGGCGTCAAGGCCGGGGCCAAGGTGTGTCTGCTCCATTCCGTCGGCAGCGAGCTACTCATCTCGCTCGTGGCCGCCCTGGGCCTGGGCGCGTGCATCAGCTTCCTGCCGCCCCAGGGCCGGCGCTTCATCTCGTGCCGTCTGGAAGAGCTCGCGCCGGACCACATCGCCGCCGAGCCGCATCAAGTGCTGCTGCTGGAGGGCTTCGAGAAGCAACTGTTGCAGAGCAAGGGTCAGGCATCTCCGGCCTTCACCTCTCACACCTACAAGCCGGGCGAGCCGGTGGGGCTGCTCTTCTCTCCTCTCGTGGAGCCGACGGGGACTCCGGCGCTGCTCACCGCGGAGGATGCCTGGCGCGGGGCGCTGGTGGACGGGCTGCTCACCTTCGGCCTCGGCCCCGGAGAGCATCTGGCCGCGCCCGGTTACCACCCCCTGCAGCACCTGCCAGCCTTCCTCTTCGCCACATTGCTGCGCGGGGCCACGTACATCCACCTCGAGCTGTCGGACCTCGAGGCCAACCCCGCGCTGCTCACCGAGCACCCGGTGCGCGCGCTCGGCGTCACCCCGGCCCTGCGGGACGTGCTGTTGCGCGCCCGCACGCCGCTGAAGAACGTGGCGCACTGGTTCCGCAACCCCGAGGAGCCCATCGACTGGGTGGCCTGGCGCGCCTGGGTGAAGCAGTGCGGGCTGGCCGCGGTGCCATCCTCCAACGTGCTCGTGGATGCGGCCGCCGGAGGCGCGGTGCTCGGCTCTCCACGGCGGGTGAGGGACCTGCACACGGAGACGCCTCCCGCTCCGGGCCGCGCCTGGGCGTTGCGTGACGTGAACATGAGCGGCCAGGATGCGCCGGGAGACCTGGGCGTCTTCACCCTGCTGCCGGACAAGGAGCGGCCGCCCGCTTATGTGGTCCTCACGCGTTCTTATGGCCTGTACCATTACGGAGGGCCGCGCACGGCGAGGAGGGAAGGGCGTGTCTACCCGGCCGCTGAGGTTGCAGCAGTCGTGCAGGAGTTGGCCTTCGCGCGGGGTGCCACCGTGGTGCCTGCCCCCACGGGTGGTGTAGCCGGCCACTACCGCCACGTGTTGCTCGTCTTCACCGGGGCCCAGCCCCAACAAGCGAGCGTCTGGTTGCAGGAGATCCGCCGCTGCATCGAGCTCCAGCTCGGGGCCGAGCACCTGCCCGACCGCACCGAGTTCATTCCCCTCTATCCTCGCAAGGTGGACGGGCAGGTAGACGAGGCCTGGTGCCACATGCAGTTCCTGACGGGAGCGCTCCACCGGAAGAGCTCGGATCCACTCTTCCAGGCACTGACCGTGCTGCGAGGCCATCTGCTGGAAAAAGGAGGGCCGGGTGTGTGA
- a CDS encoding DUF4280 domain-containing protein yields MGVQVVTGAMLQCSFGAAPSSLMVLPANKVMATTPAANIMDNKPMLNILPFGMCMSMANPMVAAATAAAMGVLTPMPCVPATAAPWVPGCPKVMIGNMPAVDSNCKLMCNWGGVIQVVSPGQFTVQNG; encoded by the coding sequence ATGGGAGTCCAGGTCGTCACGGGGGCCATGCTCCAATGCAGCTTTGGTGCGGCCCCGTCCTCGCTGATGGTTCTGCCCGCGAACAAGGTGATGGCCACGACGCCGGCGGCCAACATCATGGACAACAAGCCGATGCTGAACATCCTGCCCTTCGGCATGTGCATGTCGATGGCCAACCCCATGGTGGCCGCGGCGACGGCAGCGGCCATGGGGGTCCTCACGCCGATGCCGTGCGTTCCGGCCACGGCGGCTCCCTGGGTGCCGGGTTGCCCCAAGGTGATGATCGGCAACATGCCGGCCGTGGATAGCAACTGCAAACTGATGTGCAACTGGGGAGGCGTCATCCAGGTCGTCTCCCCTGGGCAGTTCACGGTGCAAAATGGCTGA
- a CDS encoding choice-of-anchor D domain-containing protein → MKNSSGAATTTVKVSLNESQLDKLMLTTADGGTGFTSTSRTCSSGGCDAAKDVSGSNANGISAYNYGGSNTITIKPNTDYYCVSHVEIYLTLAKRQGIIRLDKTELDFGKQKQGLESIPHTVTVYNDGNKDITVSSVTLSTSTPFTIVTPSNPSAGFTVPAGGNYTVEVTFTPSSLDPAAVTLSIQSDASNASNGSTTVQLKGRGVDFANYVTTEESQPLDFGEQLLNISSSTKKVVVYNAGSSTLKVQSILITGPFEFAPGQPTVFDLAPGTSQDVLVSFRPTVAGAKTGTLTINTNADPSTDKPSVVINLKGTGVNPTLAVSQPGLVFGDQLWDGVTSATQKVTLSNSGSGTLVVNVPATISGKPFTITPNGRFEIRNDDDPLRPPKELTVTFTPTALGAQSATLGFTDDKGTAYTKNVSLTGRGVSAFSIDVDDPLEFGSVQMGINSDKVVNFKNLSSASISLSSLATTGLPFTITSPTATTITLGAKGTSSATVPVTVRFKPDSAVGFTGALNWTAPATNALSPTKLNLHGTGVAVLGEFRSSQDSYATVIDSGGILNFDGVRLNTTGEIAMRLTNTGPVALTFKTGDITVADVETPSLASRWFFYRGPPSGTIAPGQYLEFVLSFAPTTEKEYYNGTFTFKSSATNSPMVLNLQGFRAYSHLSVSPTALGFGDVPVSTQSAPKQVTISNQGTATVMLQEPAVGGPFHIIYPAGAKAPFPIKQGSPFTFEVVFDPYREATETGTITISDPDGEVKTLTVDLGGRGTVAKLSILPASFAFNSQRVNVTSGVQAVTLKNEGNAPLYISQLFSSDDSVFKVEAPAVFRTDYGQDGGVTLDGGLTINPGQGEVVKVSFTPKTLGDVTGTLFIQSSSVTAWTNPPMTGRGVAGQISVKPSNVNFGEVAVDGTATAQQQVFIQNMGEASLTINGISPPADRSFSVSGLSLDGGTLTLGTGAEWPVTVTFKPAQRGSFFTSTVIQSDSFTQPMLPLPLSGTGVAAAVVLVPDTILFGQANVGTTTTQVLGINNPGEKTLVVSGIAFTDVEGSDAGVGLDFKTSMSSSQQTVDAGATLTVPIEFMPRQVGPREARAIIYSNARAADGGYAVAQLVGEGTVPGLELKPGSLNFGDVLMGSPAEATLQITNTGNGPLVVKSVTLGGPDMGSFTVTAPPGAQTLARGASMSVIVTLTPSEERTFLANLLVATDNVDAPSVTVRLRGTGVRHQVSAEPSPLNFGNQLVNASSNWHTLTITNNRNEVVSIRSITTEGPFERDPALTLPRDLQGKPADGQDGGTATGSNKLDVRVRVKPLSEGAVSGKLRITFTDQALQPLEVDLQGTGVSSVLSITPSELDFGGVRAGGEALPLKFTINNLTDDEIVLAKPAVLSSSGELFNYDWASLESRGWRLGAGERYPVTVSYKPKTETSSNTVLSFGTTTPAWLGKAGLELKGRAVKRLLRVDPESLDFGKMDVSNPVPPKEVTVTNLSARPQQVVVKLKNEGSPFVLDVKALADPLPPGATATFTVGFSPEDVGLKEDEVRISLQDDPVADGVIPVTGYGLKREWSGGAGYSCNSTEAGSAGMLMLLAMVGLGSRRRRRE, encoded by the coding sequence GTGAAGAATAGCAGTGGTGCTGCCACGACGACCGTCAAGGTCAGCCTTAACGAATCCCAGCTAGACAAGCTCATGCTCACGACCGCGGACGGCGGCACGGGGTTCACATCGACGAGCCGCACCTGCAGTTCGGGTGGCTGCGACGCAGCGAAGGATGTCTCCGGATCGAATGCCAACGGCATCAGTGCTTATAATTACGGGGGCAGCAACACCATCACGATCAAGCCCAACACGGATTACTATTGTGTCTCCCATGTCGAAATCTACCTGACCCTCGCGAAGCGGCAGGGCATCATCCGGCTTGACAAGACTGAGCTCGACTTTGGCAAACAGAAGCAGGGCCTGGAGAGTATCCCCCACACTGTGACGGTCTACAACGATGGGAACAAAGACATCACGGTGTCTAGCGTTACTCTTAGCACCAGCACGCCCTTCACCATCGTCACCCCAAGTAACCCAAGCGCGGGATTCACAGTCCCGGCAGGGGGGAATTACACCGTCGAGGTAACGTTCACGCCCAGCTCCCTCGATCCAGCCGCTGTCACCCTGTCCATCCAAAGCGACGCCTCGAATGCTTCGAATGGCTCGACCACTGTTCAACTCAAAGGCCGAGGGGTGGATTTCGCCAATTACGTAACCACCGAGGAGTCGCAGCCTCTCGATTTTGGCGAACAGCTGCTGAACATCTCCAGTTCTACCAAGAAAGTGGTGGTGTACAACGCTGGCTCTTCGACGCTCAAGGTTCAAAGCATACTCATCACGGGACCCTTCGAGTTTGCCCCAGGTCAGCCCACGGTGTTCGATCTGGCGCCGGGTACTTCCCAGGACGTTCTGGTGTCGTTCAGACCCACGGTCGCGGGGGCGAAGACGGGGACCCTCACCATCAACACTAACGCCGACCCCAGCACGGACAAGCCCAGTGTCGTGATCAACTTGAAGGGCACGGGCGTGAATCCAACCTTGGCGGTGAGCCAGCCCGGATTGGTCTTTGGAGATCAGCTCTGGGACGGAGTCACGTCTGCGACCCAGAAGGTGACGTTGAGCAACAGCGGCAGTGGAACGCTCGTTGTCAACGTCCCCGCCACCATCTCAGGCAAGCCCTTCACGATCACACCGAATGGGCGGTTTGAGATACGCAATGATGACGACCCCCTGCGGCCCCCGAAGGAACTCACGGTGACCTTTACCCCCACCGCCCTGGGGGCTCAATCCGCCACCCTGGGATTCACCGACGACAAGGGCACGGCCTACACGAAGAATGTGTCCCTCACCGGCCGGGGAGTGTCCGCGTTCAGTATCGATGTGGACGACCCCCTCGAGTTTGGTTCGGTGCAGATGGGCATCAACAGTGACAAGGTCGTCAACTTCAAGAATCTCAGCTCGGCGTCCATCTCGCTCTCGAGTCTGGCAACGACGGGTCTGCCATTCACGATCACATCCCCCACGGCCACCACGATCACGCTCGGAGCCAAGGGCACCAGCTCCGCCACCGTTCCCGTCACCGTGAGATTCAAGCCCGATAGCGCAGTGGGGTTCACGGGGGCGCTCAACTGGACAGCCCCCGCCACCAACGCTCTCAGCCCCACCAAATTGAACCTCCACGGAACCGGCGTTGCCGTCTTGGGTGAGTTCAGATCATCCCAGGATTCCTATGCCACTGTCATCGACTCAGGGGGAATCCTCAACTTCGATGGGGTGAGGTTGAACACCACTGGTGAGATAGCGATGAGGCTCACCAACACCGGCCCGGTTGCGCTGACTTTCAAGACGGGTGATATCACCGTTGCCGATGTTGAGACTCCCAGCCTCGCCAGCAGGTGGTTTTTCTACCGAGGGCCTCCCTCCGGCACCATTGCCCCTGGTCAGTATCTCGAATTCGTGTTGTCCTTTGCACCGACTACGGAAAAGGAATACTACAACGGTACCTTTACCTTCAAGTCGAGCGCCACGAACTCTCCGATGGTTTTGAACCTGCAAGGGTTTCGGGCCTACTCGCATTTGTCCGTTTCGCCTACGGCTCTTGGTTTCGGAGACGTTCCGGTAAGCACCCAGAGCGCGCCGAAACAAGTGACCATCTCCAATCAGGGCACTGCCACGGTGATGCTGCAGGAGCCGGCAGTGGGGGGGCCGTTTCACATCATCTACCCTGCTGGTGCCAAGGCGCCTTTCCCAATCAAGCAGGGCAGTCCCTTCACTTTTGAGGTCGTTTTCGATCCGTACCGGGAGGCCACGGAGACTGGAACCATCACCATCTCCGATCCCGACGGTGAGGTGAAGACGCTGACGGTGGATCTCGGCGGCAGAGGAACCGTTGCGAAGTTGTCGATTCTGCCAGCCAGCTTCGCCTTCAACAGCCAACGCGTCAATGTGACCAGTGGTGTTCAGGCCGTGACCCTCAAGAACGAGGGGAATGCTCCGCTGTATATTTCCCAGCTCTTCTCTTCCGATGACAGCGTGTTCAAGGTCGAGGCTCCCGCGGTCTTCAGGACTGATTACGGCCAGGATGGCGGTGTGACACTGGATGGCGGTCTGACAATCAATCCAGGCCAGGGGGAGGTCGTGAAGGTGAGCTTTACCCCGAAGACGTTGGGTGATGTGACGGGCACACTTTTCATCCAGAGCAGTTCCGTTACGGCGTGGACCAATCCACCCATGACGGGCAGGGGGGTCGCTGGGCAGATCTCGGTCAAGCCTTCCAATGTCAACTTCGGGGAGGTGGCGGTGGATGGTACTGCTACGGCTCAACAGCAGGTGTTCATCCAGAACATGGGGGAAGCATCTCTGACGATCAACGGCATCTCTCCTCCCGCGGACAGGTCGTTCTCCGTTTCCGGACTGTCCCTGGACGGAGGCACGTTGACGCTGGGGACGGGAGCCGAGTGGCCGGTGACGGTCACATTCAAGCCCGCTCAGCGCGGCTCCTTCTTCACTTCCACTGTCATTCAAAGTGATTCCTTCACGCAACCCATGCTCCCACTGCCCCTGTCGGGGACGGGGGTCGCCGCGGCCGTGGTCCTGGTGCCCGACACCATCCTGTTCGGTCAGGCCAATGTGGGCACGACCACTACCCAGGTGCTCGGCATCAACAACCCAGGGGAAAAGACCCTGGTCGTCTCGGGTATTGCTTTCACGGATGTAGAGGGGAGTGATGCGGGAGTGGGACTGGACTTCAAGACTTCGATGTCCTCCTCTCAGCAGACAGTGGATGCCGGAGCGACTCTCACCGTCCCGATCGAGTTCATGCCTCGGCAGGTGGGCCCGCGTGAGGCCCGGGCCATCATCTATTCAAATGCCCGGGCGGCGGATGGTGGGTACGCAGTGGCGCAACTCGTGGGAGAGGGGACTGTGCCAGGCCTGGAGCTGAAGCCTGGCAGTCTGAACTTCGGGGACGTGCTGATGGGCAGCCCCGCGGAAGCCACTCTCCAGATCACCAACACGGGCAATGGTCCGCTCGTCGTGAAATCCGTCACCCTGGGGGGGCCGGACATGGGCTCCTTCACCGTGACGGCTCCTCCGGGGGCGCAGACTCTGGCGCGAGGCGCCTCCATGTCGGTGATCGTGACGTTGACGCCATCCGAGGAGCGGACATTCCTGGCCAACTTGTTGGTGGCTACCGACAACGTGGATGCGCCCAGCGTGACCGTGCGCTTGAGGGGTACGGGCGTCCGCCATCAGGTCAGTGCCGAACCAAGCCCGCTGAACTTCGGGAACCAGCTCGTCAACGCCAGTTCGAACTGGCACACGCTGACCATCACCAACAACCGCAATGAGGTCGTCAGCATCAGGTCGATCACGACTGAGGGCCCATTCGAGCGGGACCCTGCTCTCACCTTGCCGCGCGACCTGCAGGGCAAGCCCGCGGATGGGCAAGATGGTGGTACGGCTACGGGAAGCAACAAGCTGGACGTGCGCGTGCGTGTCAAGCCGCTGAGCGAAGGCGCGGTGAGCGGCAAACTGCGAATCACCTTCACCGATCAGGCTCTGCAGCCGCTCGAGGTGGACCTACAGGGCACGGGTGTTTCCTCGGTGCTCTCCATCACCCCCTCCGAGCTGGACTTTGGAGGGGTCCGCGCTGGGGGTGAAGCGCTCCCGCTGAAGTTCACCATCAACAACCTGACGGATGATGAGATCGTACTTGCGAAGCCAGCGGTATTGAGCAGTTCCGGCGAACTCTTCAACTATGATTGGGCCAGCCTGGAAAGTCGGGGTTGGAGACTCGGTGCTGGCGAGCGCTACCCCGTGACGGTGAGCTACAAACCCAAAACCGAGACCTCGTCGAATACCGTCTTGAGCTTTGGCACCACGACGCCAGCGTGGCTGGGGAAGGCGGGTCTCGAGCTCAAGGGCCGGGCGGTGAAGCGCCTCCTGCGCGTCGATCCGGAGAGTCTGGATTTCGGCAAGATGGATGTGAGTAATCCGGTGCCGCCCAAGGAGGTTACTGTCACCAACCTGTCCGCCCGTCCGCAGCAGGTGGTGGTGAAGTTGAAGAATGAGGGCTCGCCCTTCGTGCTCGATGTAAAGGCGCTGGCAGATCCCCTCCCGCCGGGAGCTACCGCCACCTTCACGGTGGGCTTTTCTCCCGAGGATGTGGGCTTGAAGGAGGACGAGGTGCGGATCTCGCTGCAGGATGATCCCGTGGCCGATGGGGTCATCCCCGTGACGGGCTACGGTCTCAAGCGGGAGTGGAGCGGCGGCGCGGGCTACTCCTGCAACAGCACCGAGGCGGGCAGCGCGGGCATGCTGATGCTGCTGGCCATGGTGGGCCTGGGCTCGCGGCGCCGGAGGCGCGAGTAG
- a CDS encoding type VI secretion system protein IglI family protein, with translation MAESAKQQPLPPLELHLLDKPLYGEASDLESSDERLEKVNALVSRSDYVDAARAAEALLRQGVYDVRLVGPYLLGLFIEGGLESMPVVFHSLSKTLLLNWPSFGPRERKDVFADGVLRWFLKVLNKHLEHHERLKDQTWQRWSLPSNREPLEQALALSEEIFSAFGRVMPRNGCEAPFRRLSQWLEGHLASLPTPAPPDEPEPEEEPEEEESQAPSRPAESLRSASSSAGPSMPISPALAQLMSKLAAFDTLVERQDFLRASVVAADVLNVVEHFDPRVYLPALFSRFFAGLSTNAEQVEPLLQSTETLSFRALDQLYRVDLETFLAQGANPDGEGE, from the coding sequence ATGGCTGAATCCGCCAAGCAGCAGCCTCTTCCTCCTCTCGAGCTCCACCTCCTGGACAAGCCGCTGTACGGCGAGGCGTCAGACCTGGAGAGCTCGGATGAGCGGCTCGAGAAGGTCAACGCCCTGGTATCCCGGAGCGACTACGTGGATGCGGCGCGGGCGGCCGAGGCTCTGCTGCGTCAGGGCGTCTACGACGTGCGGTTGGTAGGCCCCTATCTCCTGGGGCTGTTCATCGAGGGCGGCCTGGAGTCGATGCCGGTGGTGTTCCACTCGCTCTCCAAGACCCTGTTGCTCAACTGGCCGTCCTTCGGACCGCGCGAGCGCAAGGACGTCTTCGCCGATGGAGTCCTGCGCTGGTTCCTCAAGGTGCTCAACAAGCACCTCGAGCACCACGAGCGCCTCAAGGACCAGACGTGGCAGCGCTGGAGCCTCCCCAGCAACCGCGAGCCCCTGGAGCAGGCGCTCGCGCTCAGCGAGGAGATCTTCTCCGCGTTCGGCCGGGTGATGCCCCGGAATGGGTGCGAGGCTCCGTTCCGCCGTCTCTCCCAGTGGCTCGAGGGCCATCTGGCGTCGCTGCCCACCCCGGCTCCGCCGGACGAGCCGGAGCCCGAGGAAGAGCCCGAGGAGGAGGAATCCCAGGCACCGTCGCGGCCAGCCGAGTCCCTGCGCTCCGCTTCCTCATCGGCCGGTCCCTCCATGCCGATCTCGCCTGCTCTGGCCCAGCTGATGAGCAAGCTGGCCGCGTTCGACACGCTCGTCGAGCGCCAGGACTTCCTGCGCGCCAGCGTGGTGGCGGCGGACGTGTTGAACGTGGTGGAGCACTTCGATCCACGCGTGTACCTGCCCGCGCTCTTCTCCCGGTTCTTCGCCGGGTTGAGCACGAACGCGGAGCAGGTGGAGCCGCTGCTGCAGAGCACCGAGACGCTGTCCTTCCGCGCGCTCGACCAGCTCTACCGGGTGGACCTGGAGACCTTCCTCGCCCAGGGCGCGAATCCGGATGGGGAAGGGGAGTAG